In Saccharomyces cerevisiae S288C chromosome V, complete sequence, one DNA window encodes the following:
- the CCA1 gene encoding tRNA adenylyltransferase (ATP (CTP):tRNA-specific tRNA nucleotidyltransferase; different forms targeted to the nucleus, cytosol, and mitochondrion are generated via the use of multiple transcriptional and translational start sites; human homolog TRNT1 complements yeast null mutant) has protein sequence MLRSTISLLMNSAAQKTMTNSNFVLNAPKITLTKVEQNICNLLNDYTDLYNQKYHNKPEPLTLRITGGWVRDKLLGQGSHDLDIAINVMSGEQFATGLNEYLQQHYAKYGAKPHNIHKIDKNPEKSKHLETATTKLFGVEVDFVNLRSEKYTELSRIPKVCFGTPEEDALRRDATLNALFYNIHKGEVEDFTKRGLQDLKDGVLRTPLPAKQTFLDDPLRVLRLIRFASRFNFTIDPEVMAEMGDPQINVAFNSKISRERVGVEMEKILVGPTPLLALQLIQRAHLENVIFFWHNDSSVVKFNEENCQDMDKINHVYNDNILNSHLKSFIELYPMFLEKLPILREKIGRSPGFQQNFILSAILSPMANLQIIGNPKKKINNLVSVTESIVKEGLKLSKNDAAVIAKTVDSICSYEEILAKFADRSQLKKSEIGIFLRNFNGEWETAHFASLSDAFLKIPKLETKKIELLFQNYNEFYSYIFDNNLNNCHELKPIVDGKQMAKLLQMKPGPWLGKINNEAIRWQFDNPTGTDQELITHLKAILPKYL, from the coding sequence ATGCTACGGTCTACTATATCTCTACTGATGAATAGTGCTGCTCAGAAAACGATGACGAATTCTAATTTTGTTCTAAATGCACCCAAAATCACCTTAACCAAAGTGGAACAGAACATCTGTAACTTGCTGAACGATTATACAGACTTGTACAATCAAAAGTACCACAATAAGCCTGAGCCATTGACTCTTCGGATCACGGGCGGATGGGTGCGTGACAAGCTTCTGGGACAAGGTTCTCACGACTTGGATATTGCCATCAATGTGATGTCAGGTGAGCAATTTGCTACTGGTTTGAACGAGTATTTGCAACAACATTACGCCAAATATGGAGCCAAGCCTCATAATATCCACAAGATTGACAAGAATCCCGAGAAATCCAAGCATCTGGAAACTGCCACTACTAAGCTCTTTGGCGTTGAAGTGGATTTTGTCAATTTAAGATCTGAAAAGTATACTGAACTTTCCAGGATACCTAAAGTGTGCTTTGGCACACCCGAGGAAGACGCTTTAAGAAGGGATGCTACATTGAACGCTCTTTTCTATAACATTCATAAAGGTGAAGTGGAAGATTTCACCAAGAGAGGTCTGCAAGATCTAAAAGATGGCGTTCTCCGTACTCCGCTTCCTGCAAAACAAACATTTTTGGATGATCCCTTGAGGGTTTTGAGGTTGATCCGTTTTGCTTCTAGATTCAACTTTACCATAGATCCGGAAGTGATGGCTGAAATGGGCGATCCTCAGATTAATGTTGCattcaattcaaaaatttctagAGAGCGAGTTGGTGTGGAGATGGAGAAAATATTAGTAGGACCAACCCCTTTATTGGCTTTGCAGCTGATTCAAAGGGCTCATCTTGAAAATgttatctttttttggcATAATGATAGCTCCGTCGTAAAATTCAACGAAGAGAATTGTCAAGATATGGACAAAATTAATCATGTATACAATGATAACATACTAAACTCACACTTGAAAAGTTTTATTGAATTATATCCAATGTTTTTAGAGAAGCTTCCTATCTTAAGGGAAAAAATTGGTCGTTCGCCAGGATTTCAGcaaaattttatattgAGTGCGATCCTGTCCCCCATGGCTAATTTACAAATAATCGGGAAcccaaagaagaaaattaacAACCTGGTTTCGGTGACAGAAAGCATTGTGAAGGAAGGATTGAAGCTGAGTAAAAATGATGCAGCAGTTATTGCCAAGACCGTAGATTCAATATGTTCATATGAGGAAATACTTGCTAAGTTTGCAGATCGTTCCCAGCTAAAAAAATCCGAAATCGGTATATTTCTACGGAACTTTAATGGCGAATGGGAAACAGCACATTTTGCATCTCTATCAGATGCATTTTTAAAGATTCCCAAGCTtgaaactaaaaaaattgaattacttttccaaaattacaatgaattttattcttaCATATTTGACaataatttgaataattGTCATGAACTAAAACCAATAGTGGACGGAAAACAAATGGCAAAACTACTTCAAATGAAGCCAGGTCCATGGCTGGGTAAAATTAATAACGAAGCGATTAGGTGGCAGTTTGATAATCCTACAGGGACTGATCAAGAATTAATAACTCATTTAAAAGCCATACTACCAAAATACCTGTAG
- the RPH1 gene encoding Rph1p (JmjC domain-containing histone demethylase; targets tri- and dimethylated H3K36; associates with actively transcribed regions and promotes elongation; repressor of autophagy-related genes in nutrient-replete conditions; damage-responsive repressor of PHR1; phosphorylated by the Rad53p-dependent DNA damage checkpoint pathway and by a Rim1p-mediated event during starvation; target of stress-induced hormesis; RPH1 has a paralog, GIS1, that arose from the whole genome duplication), with amino-acid sequence MTKLIAPSEIVGGVPVFKPTYEQFEDFYAYCKAINKYGMKSGVVKVIPPKEWKDKLDLPYSAETLQKIKIKSPIQQHISGNKGLFMVQNVEKNKTYNIIQWKDLSKDYVPPEDPKARRNSRKGSVSKSTKLKLKNFESSFNIDDFEQFRTEYTIDLSDFQNTERLKFLEEYYWKTLNFTTPMYGADTPGSIFPEGLNVWNVAKLPNILDHMETKVPGVNDSYLYAGLWKASFSWHLEDQDLYSINYIHFGAPKQWYSIPQEDRFKFYKFMQEQFPEEAKNCPEFLRHKMFLASPKLLQENGIRCNEIVHHEGEFMITYPYGYHAGFNYGYNLAESVNFALEEWLPIGKKAGKCHCISDSVEIDVKKLAKSWRDNNKESKGTPPLNQLPNPAMPLLHRPTLKEMESSSLRSTSPDVGHFSNFKSKSSGVSSPLLSRMKDYSNIVEPTLEDPTLKLKRISSFQEQPLNKLLKRETSQTAMLTDHEDNIVAMSLTSMANSAASSPRLPLSRLNSSNELSNAQPLLDMTNNTLAFPRPNGPSGLNPLLYISNKNISGISHSAPHSPVNPNISLIKRVKSPNIVTLNISRESSRSPIALNYEARQQHSQQHSFSTPSTVSNLSTSVLGPLSDTNDIKTPHPERPNHKTANRILKKESPVETSKSNLILSKVASTRQEDSFTSRNDDLDKEQGSSPLNSKFAPEEIVLSGKNKIYICKECQRKFSSGHHLTRHKKSVHSGEKPHSCPKCGKRFKRRDHVLQHLNKKIPCISNETTVDAPIMNPTVQPQDGKAAINQQSTPLN; translated from the coding sequence ATGACGAAACTAATCGCTCCTTCAGAAATCGTGGGCGGAGTGCCCGTCTTCAAACCCACATACGAGCAATTCGAAGATTTCTATGCATACTGCAAGGCCATAAACAAATATGGCATGAAAAGTGGTGTTGTGAAAGTAATCCCACCTAAAGAATGGAAAGACAAATTAGATCTGCCTTATTCTGCGGAAACGCTCCAAAAGATCAAGATTAAATCACCTATTCAGCAGCATATTTCTGGTAATAAAGGTCTTTTTATGGTGCAGAACGTGGAGAAAAACAAGACCTATAACATTATACAGTGGAAAGATCTTTCTAAGGACTATGTGCCTCCGGAGGATCCTAAAGCAAGACGTAATTCTAGGAAAGGCTCCGTTTCCAAATCCACGAAGttgaaactgaaaaattttgaatcgTCTTTtaatattgatgattttgaacAGTTCAGGACGGAGTATACAATAGATTTATCTGACTTCCAAAATACGGAGAGATTAAAGTTCTTGGAAGAGTATTATTGGAAAACGCTAAATTTTACTACGCCTATGTACGGCGCAGATACACCAGGATCAATCTTTCCTGAAGGGCTGAACGTTTGGAATGTTGCCAAACTACCGAACATCTTGGACCATATGGAAACAAAGGTTCCTGGGGTGAATGACTCCTATCTATACGCTGGTCTATGGAAggcttctttttcttggcaCTTGGAAGATCAGGACCTGTATTCCATAAATTATATTCATTTCGGTGCCCCAAAACAGTGGTATTCGATACCGCAAGAGGATAGGTTCAAATTCTACAAATTCATGCAGGAGCAATTTCCCGAAGAAGCCAAAAATTGTCCTGAATTTTTAAGACATAAAATGTTTTTGGCTTCGCCCAAACTGCTGCAGGAAAATGGCATACGATGCAATGAAATTGTCCACCATGAAGGCGAATTCATGATCACTTATCCCTATGGTTACCATGCAGGGTTCAATTATGGATATAACTTGGCAGAATCCGTCAACTTTGCTTTGGAGGAGTGGCTACCGATTGGGAAGAAAGCTGGAAAATGCCACTGCATTTCAGACTCAGTGGAAATAGATGTTAAGAAACTCGCTAAATCTTGGAGGGACAATAATAAAGAGTCGAAAGGAACGCCACCCCTCAATCAATTACCCAATCCTGCCATGCCCTTACTTCACAGGCCAActttaaaagaaatggaaagCAGCTCGCTTAGATCTACAAGCCCAGATGTGGgtcatttttcaaactttaaATCCAAGAGCTCTGGTGTTTCTTCTCCCTTATTATCACGTATGAAAGATTATTCCAACATTGTCGAGCCCACACTAGAAGATccaactttgaaattaaaaagaatctcttcttttcaagaaCAGCCCTTAAacaaacttttgaaaagagaaacTTCGCAAACGGCGATGCTCACAGATCACGAAGACAACATAGTGGCCATGAGCCTTACTTCAATGGCAAACAGTGCGGCGTCTTCTCCGAGGTTGCCACTGTCAAGATTGAATTCATCTAATGAACTCTCAAATGCCCAACCATTGCTTGACATGACAAACAATACTCTTGCCTTCCCGCGACCTAATGGACCATCTGGATTGAACCCTTTATTATATATCTCTAACAAGAATATTAGCGGGATATCTCACTCGGCTCCACATTCTCCAGTGAATCCAAATATATCGCTGATAAAACGAGTTAAGTCTCCCAACATTGTAACATTAAATATATCCAGGGAATCGTCAAGAAGCCCTATAGCTCTGAATTACGAGGCAAGACAACAACATTCGCAACAACATTCATTCTCCACACCATCAACCGTGTCAAATCTCTCTACTTCTGTGCTCGGGCCACTGAGTGACACAAACGACATAAAAACACCGCACCCTGAAAGACCAAATCACAAGACAGCAAATAGAATACTCAAAAAGGAATCTCCTGTCGAgacatcaaaatcaaatcttATACTTTCAAAGGTTGCATCCACTCGCCAAGAGGATTCTTTTACAAGCCGAAATGACGATCTGGACAAAGAACAAGGCTCTTCTCCATTAAACTCTAAGTTTGCGCCCGAAGAAATCGTGTTATCAGGTAAGAACAAGATTTATATTTGTAAGGAATGCCAAAGAAAGTTCTCTTCTGGTCACCATCTTACAAGACACAAAAAATCCGTCCACTCTGGTGAGAAACCTCATTCTTGTCCCAAATGTGGCAAAAGATTTAAAAGGAGAGATCACGTTCTGCAGCACTTGAATAAGAAAATACCGTGTATTTCAAACGAAACAACAGTAGATGCTCCAATAATGAACCCTACAGTGCAACCGCAGGACGGGAAAGCGGCCATTAATCAACAGAGTACACCTTTAAACTGA
- the ADK2 gene encoding adenylate kinase ADK2 (Mitochondrial adenylate kinase; catalyzes the reversible synthesis of GTP and AMP from GDP and ADP; may serve as a back-up for synthesizing GTP or ADP depending on metabolic conditions; 3' sequence of ADK2 varies with strain background), with product MKADAKQITHLLKPLRLLLLGAPGSGKGTQTSRLLKQIPQLSSISSGDILRQEIKSESTLGREATTYIAQGKLLPDDLITRLITFRLSALGWLKPSAMWLLDGFPRTTAQASALDELLKQHDASLNLVVELDVPESTILERIENRYVHVPSGRVYNLQYNPPKVPGLDDITGEPLTKRLDDTAEVFKKRLEEYKKTNEPLKDYYKKSGIFGTVSGETSDIIFRNY from the coding sequence ATGAAAGCAGACGCGAAACAAATAACACATCTACTCAAACCTCTTCGACTTTTATTATTGGGGGCTCCAGGGTCAGGTAAAGGGACACAGACTTCGAGATTACTAAAGCAAATTCCACAATTATCTTCAATTTCGTCAGGCGACATTTTACGTCAGGAAATAAAATCTGAATCTACCCTAGGCCGAGAGGCTACTACCTACATTGCTCAAGGCAAGTTATTACCGGATGATCTCATAACGCGTCTGATAACTTTTCGTCTTTCGGCATTGGGTTGGTTAAAACCATCTGCCATGTGGTTGCTCGATGGATTTCCTCGAACTACTGCGCAAGCTTCTGCCTTAGACGAGCTGCTGAAACAGCATGACGCCAGCTTGAATCTAGTGGTAGAGCTAGATGTACCCGAATCCACCATATTAGAAAGGATCGAGAACAGATATGTTCACGTTCCTAGTGGGAGAGTGTATAACTTACAATATAATCCTCCCAAAGTGCCAGGATTAGACGATATCACCGGAGAACCATTGACCAAGAGGCTTGATGACACAGCGGAAGTGTTTAAAAAAAGGCTAGAAGAGtacaagaaaacaaatgagcctttaaaagattattacaaaaaaagtggGATTTTTGGTACCGTCTCTGGGGAAACATCAGATATTATCTTCCGAAATTATTGA
- the RAD3 gene encoding TFIIH/NER complex ATP-dependent 5'-3' DNA helicase subunit RAD3 (5' to 3' DNA helicase; involved in nucleotide excision repair and transcription; subunit of RNA polII initiation factor TFIIH and of Nucleotide Excision Repair Factor 3 (NEF3); homolog of human XPD protein; mutant has aneuploidy tolerance; protein abundance increases in response to DNA replication stress), translating to MKFYIDDLPVLFPYPKIYPEQYNYMCDIKKTLDVGGNSILEMPSGTGKTVSLLSLTIAYQMHYPEHRKIIYCSRTMSEIEKALVELENLMDYRTKELGYQEDFRGLGLTSRKNLCLHPEVSKERKGTVVDEKCRRMTNGQAKRKLEEDPEANVELCEYHENLYNIEVEDYLPKGVFSFEKLLKYCEEKTLCPYFIVRRMISLCNIIIYSYHYLLDPKIAERVSNEVSKDSIVIFDEAHNIDNVCIESLSLDLTTDALRRATRGANALDERISEVRKVDSQKLQDEYEKLVQGLHSADILTDQEEPFVETPVLPQDLLTEAIPGNIRRAEHFVSFLKRLIEYLKTRMKVLHVISETPKSFLQHLKQLTFIERKPLRFCSERLSLLVRTLEVTEVEDFTALKDIATFATLISTYEEGFLLIIEPYEIENAAVPNPIMRFTCLDASIAIKPVFERFSSVIITSGTISPLDMYPRMLNFKTVLQKSYAMTLAKKSFLPMIITKGSDQVAISSRFEIRNDPSIVRNYGSMLVEFAKITPDGMVVFFPSYLYMESIVSMWQTMGILDEVWKHKLILVETPDAQETSLALETYRKACSNGRGAILLSVARGKVSEGIDFDHQYGRTVLMIGIPFQYTESRILKARLEFMRENYRIRENDFLSFDAMRHAAQCLGRVLRGKDDYGVMVLADRRFSRKRSQLPKWIAQGLSDADLNLSTDMAISNTKQFLRTMAQPTDPKDQEGVSVWSYEDLIKHQNSRKDQGGFIENENKEGEQDEDEDEDIEMQ from the coding sequence ATGAAGTTTTATATAGATGATTTACCAGTGCTTTTTCCATACCCCAAGATATATCCAGAGCAGTATAATTATATGTGCGATATTAAAAAGACTCTGGATGTAGGTGGAAATAGTATCTTGGAGATGCCTTCAGGAACAGGTAAAACGGTCTCATTACTATCCCTCACAATTGCCTACCAGATGCACTACCCAGAACATAGAAAGATCATATATTGTTCTCGTACTATGtctgaaattgaaaaagcttTAGTAGAGTTAGAGAACCTTATGGATTACAGAACTAAAGAACTAGGCTATCAAGAGGATTTTCGAGGTCTTGGCTTGacatcaagaaaaaatttgtgtTTGCATCCCGAAGTGAGTAAGGAACGAAAAGGTACAGTAGTCGATGAAAAGTGCCGTAGAATGACAAATGGGCAGGCGAAGAGAAAATTAGAAGAGGATCCAGAGGCAAATGTAGAATTGTGTGAATACCATGAGAATTTGTACAATATTGAAGTAGAGGATTATCTTCCAAAAGGcgtattttcttttgaaaaacttttgaaatactgcgaagaaaaaacacTTTGTCCATATTTTATTGTTCGTCGTATGATTTCTCTTTGtaacattattatttattcttaCCATTATCTATTAGATCCTAAAATTGCTGAAAGAGTTTCCAACGAGGTTTCTAAAGATAGCATTGTCATTTTTGATGAAGCGCAcaatattgataatgtgTGTATCGAATCGCTGTCATTAGACTTGACAACGGATGCATTGAGAAGAGCCACACGAGGTGCTAATGCGTTAGATGAACGTATTTCTGAGGTCAGAAAGGTTGACTCACAGAAATTACAGGATGAATACGAAAAACTAGTTCAAGGTCTCCATTCTGCAGATATTCTTACCGACCAGGAAGAGCCATTTGTGGAAACACCTGTATTGCCCCAAGATCTTCTAACAGAAGCAATCCCGGGAAATATACGAAGAGCCGAGCattttgtttcatttttgaaaagattgatAGAATATCTGAAGACCAGAATGAAAGTTCTTCACGTTATTTCAGAAACGCCAAAATCATTTCTACAGCATTTAAAACAGTTAACTTTCATAGAAAGGAAACCTCTTCGGTTTTGCTCAGAAAGGCTATCATTACTTGTAAGAACTTTAGAAGTTACAGAGGTAGAAGATTTTACTGCATTGAAAGACATAGCAACTTTTGCTACTCTTATATCAACATATGAGGAAGGGTTTTTACTAATTATTGAACCGTATGAAATCGAAAATGCTGCAGTTCCGAATCCGATTATGAGATTTACTTGCTTAGATGCATCGATTGCCATCAAACCAGTCTTTGAGAGATTTTCTTCCGTTATTATCACTTCAGGGACCATATCACCATTAGACATGTATCCAAGAATGTTAAACTTTAAAACTGTTTTACAAAAATCATATGCCATGACCTTAgccaaaaaatcatttctaCCAATGATTATTACCAAGGGTTCTGATCAAGttgcaatttcttcaagatTTGAAATCAGAAACGATCCTAGTATTGTTCGTAATTACGGTTCTATGCTAGTAGAGTTTGCCAAGATCACACCTGATGGAATGGTTGTTTTTTTCCCCTCATATCTATATATGGAAAGTATTGTTTCAATGTGGCAAACAATGGGTATTCTTGACGAAGTTTGGAAACATAAATTAATTTTAGTTGAGACTCCTGATGCTCAAGAAACTTCTTTAGCCTTAGAAACCTATAGAAAGGCTTGCTCAAATGGGCGTGGGGCAATTTTGCTTTCTGTTGCTAGAGGAAAGGTATCTGAAGGTATCGATTTTGATCATCAATATGGCAGAACTGTGCTGATGATAGGTATCCCGTTTCAATACACAGAATCGCGTATTTTGAAAGCTCGCCTAGAATTCATGAGGGAGAACTATCGCATCAGAGAAAACGACTTCTTATCTTTCGATGCGATGAGACATGCAGCTCAATGTCTGGGGAGAGTACTGAGAGGGAAGGACGACTATGGTGTAATGGTACTAGCAGACCGTAggttttcaagaaaaagaagccAGTTACCAAAATGGATTGCTCAAGGTTTGTCTGACGCCGATTTGAACCTTTCGACTGACATGGCCATATCCAATACCAAACAATTCTTGAGAACAATGGCACAACCCACAGACCCTAAAGACCAAGAGGGTGTATCTGTTTGGAGTTATGAAGATTTAATAAAGCACCAGAATAGCAGAAAAGATCAAGGTGgatttattgaaaacgaaaacaaagaagGAGAAcaggatgaagatgaagatgaagatataGAAATGCAGTGA